The Pseudomonas parafulva genome includes a window with the following:
- a CDS encoding aspartate carbamoyltransferase catalytic subunit: MTPIDAKRPLQLNDQGQLRHFLSLDGLPRELLTEILDTADSFLEVGARAVKKVPLLRGKTVCNVFFENSTRTRTTFELAAQRLSADVISLNVSTSSTSKGETLFDTLRNLEAMAADMFVVRHSDSGAAHFIAEHVCPEVAVINGGDGRHAHPTQGMLDMLTIRRHKGGFENLSVAIVGDILHSRVARSDMLALKALGCPDIRVIGPKTLIPIGIEQYGVKVYTDLAEGLKDVDVVIMLRLQRERMAGGLLPSEGEFYRLFGLTTARLAGAKPDAIVMHPGPINRGVEIESAVADGKHSVILNQVTYGIAVRMAVLSMAMSGQNVQRQLDQEIAQ; the protein is encoded by the coding sequence ATGACGCCAATCGACGCCAAGCGCCCGCTGCAGCTCAATGATCAGGGCCAGCTGCGCCATTTCCTTTCGCTTGACGGTTTGCCCCGCGAACTGCTGACCGAAATCCTCGACACTGCCGATTCCTTCCTGGAAGTCGGCGCCCGCGCCGTGAAGAAAGTGCCGCTGCTGCGTGGCAAGACGGTGTGCAACGTCTTCTTCGAGAACTCCACCCGCACCCGGACCACGTTCGAGCTGGCCGCCCAGCGCCTGTCCGCCGACGTGATCAGCCTGAATGTGTCGACCTCCTCGACCAGCAAAGGCGAGACGCTGTTCGATACCCTGCGCAACCTTGAAGCCATGGCCGCCGATATGTTCGTGGTGCGCCACTCGGATTCGGGCGCGGCGCACTTCATTGCCGAGCACGTGTGCCCGGAGGTGGCCGTGATCAACGGCGGTGACGGCCGCCATGCGCACCCGACCCAGGGCATGCTCGACATGCTCACCATTCGCCGGCACAAGGGCGGCTTCGAGAACCTCTCGGTTGCCATCGTCGGCGATATCCTTCATTCGCGCGTGGCACGTTCGGACATGCTCGCGCTCAAGGCGCTGGGCTGCCCGGACATTCGCGTGATCGGCCCGAAAACCCTGATCCCGATCGGCATCGAGCAGTATGGCGTGAAGGTGTACACCGACCTGGCCGAAGGCCTCAAGGACGTCGACGTGGTGATCATGCTGCGTCTGCAGCGCGAGCGCATGGCCGGTGGCCTGCTGCCCAGCGAAGGCGAGTTCTACCGCCTGTTCGGCCTGACCACTGCCCGCCTGGCAGGGGCCAAGCCGGACGCCATCGTCATGCACCCCGGTCCGATCAACCGTGGAGTGGAAATCGAATCTGCCGTGGCCGATGGCAAGCATTCGGTGATCCTGAACCAGGTCACCTACGGGATCGCCGTGCGCATGGCCGTGCTGTCCATGGCCATGAGCGGGCAAAACGTACAACGTCAACTCGACCAGGAGATCGCCCAGTGA
- the pyrR gene encoding bifunctional pyr operon transcriptional regulator/uracil phosphoribosyltransferase PyrR, whose amino-acid sequence MSLPDPAALIRQMAVDLRAHLARRAIVEPRYIGIRTGGVWVAQALQQAMDDTSAMGTLDVSFYRDDFSQNGLHPQVRPSELPFEIEGQHLVLVDDVLMSGRTIRAALNELFDYGRPASVTLVCLLDLDAGELPIRPNVLGATLSLAAHERVKLTGPAPLALERQDLAPATAL is encoded by the coding sequence ATGAGCCTACCTGATCCTGCCGCGCTGATCCGGCAGATGGCTGTCGACCTTCGCGCCCATCTGGCCCGCCGTGCCATCGTCGAGCCACGCTACATCGGCATTCGCACCGGAGGCGTGTGGGTGGCCCAGGCATTGCAACAGGCCATGGACGACACCAGTGCCATGGGTACGCTTGACGTGTCGTTCTATCGAGACGACTTCAGCCAGAATGGCCTGCACCCGCAGGTGCGCCCCTCGGAGCTGCCATTTGAGATCGAAGGCCAGCACCTGGTGCTGGTGGACGACGTGCTGATGAGCGGTCGCACCATTCGCGCCGCCCTCAACGAACTGTTCGACTACGGCCGTCCGGCCAGCGTCACCCTGGTCTGCCTGCTGGACCTGGATGCAGGCGAGCTGCCCATCCGCCCGAATGTGCTCGGCGCCACCTTGTCACTGGCGGCCCATGAACGGGTAAAATTGACCGGACCCGCACCGCTCGCCCTCGAGCGCCAGGACCTCGCCCCCGCTACCGCCCTTTAA
- the ruvX gene encoding Holliday junction resolvase RuvX, with amino-acid sequence MADALAAPRLLLGFDYGTKQIGVAVGQAVTGQARELCTLRAQNGVPDWAQVERLIAEWKPDAIVVGLPLNMDGTPSEMSARAEKFARRLNGRFNLPVHTHDERLTTFEAKGERMARGGQRGTYRDNPVDAIAAALLLQGWLEANT; translated from the coding sequence ATGGCCGACGCGCTTGCCGCACCCCGGCTGCTGCTGGGTTTCGACTATGGCACCAAGCAGATCGGCGTGGCCGTCGGCCAGGCGGTCACCGGCCAGGCCCGTGAACTCTGTACGTTGCGCGCCCAGAATGGCGTGCCGGACTGGGCCCAGGTCGAGCGCCTGATCGCTGAATGGAAGCCTGACGCCATCGTCGTCGGCCTGCCGCTGAACATGGACGGCACCCCCAGCGAAATGAGCGCCCGGGCCGAAAAATTCGCCCGCCGCCTCAATGGGCGCTTCAACCTGCCGGTGCATACCCATGACGAACGCCTGACCACGTTCGAGGCCAAGGGCGAGCGCATGGCCCGTGGCGGCCAGCGCGGCACGTACCGGGACAACCCGGTCGACGCCATCGCCGCCGCCCTGCTGCTGCAAGGCTGGCTGGAGGCCAATACCTGA
- a CDS encoding YqgE/AlgH family protein: protein MKNLTPSYLKHQFLIAMPHMADPNFAQTLTYIVEHNAHGAMGLVVNKPQELNLADILEQLRPDETPPASTLQVPIYQGGPVQTDRGFVLHTSECSYQATVELQGLSLSTSQDVLFAIAEGVGPEKSLITLGYAGWEAGQLEAELADNAWLNCAFDPDILFAMTSELRLEAAAASLGINLHLLTSQAGHA from the coding sequence ATGAAGAACCTCACGCCGAGCTACCTCAAGCACCAGTTCCTGATCGCCATGCCGCACATGGCCGACCCGAACTTCGCCCAGACCCTCACGTACATCGTCGAGCACAATGCTCATGGCGCGATGGGGCTTGTGGTGAACAAGCCGCAGGAACTGAACCTGGCCGACATCCTCGAGCAACTGCGCCCGGACGAAACCCCGCCGGCCAGCACGCTGCAGGTGCCTATCTACCAAGGCGGCCCGGTGCAGACCGACCGCGGCTTCGTGCTGCATACCAGCGAGTGCAGCTACCAGGCCACGGTGGAACTGCAGGGCCTCTCGCTTTCCACGTCCCAGGACGTGCTGTTCGCCATCGCCGAGGGCGTGGGCCCGGAAAAGAGCCTGATCACCTTGGGTTATGCCGGCTGGGAAGCGGGCCAGCTCGAAGCCGAGCTGGCCGATAACGCCTGGCTCAACTGTGCGTTCGACCCGGATATCCTGTTTGCCATGACCAGCGAGCTGCGCCTGGAAGCGGCGGCCGCGAGCCTTGGCATCAACCTGCATCTGCTGACCAGCCAGGCGGGCCACGCCTGA
- a CDS encoding energy transducer TonB → MTLPADIPADLLPPRVRPVDRLGFTLFLAALVHLALILGVGFTVVKPAQISRTTDITLATFKSEKPPEKADFQAQDNQQGSGTLDKKAVPKTTELAPFQDTKINKITPPPAARPEVPPPPQKSAVATKAPKAQKVEPKPRESKPQPKPSTPVREFDSSQLSSQIASLEAELANEQQQYAKRPRIHRLNAASTMRDKGAWYKEEWRKKVERVGNLNYPDEARRQQIYGNLRMMVSINRDGSLYEVLVLESSGQPVLDQAAQRIVRLAAPFAPFTGDLAEYDRLEIIRTWRFARGDRLSSN, encoded by the coding sequence ATGACGCTGCCCGCTGACATCCCCGCCGACCTGTTGCCGCCCCGCGTTCGCCCGGTGGACAGGCTGGGCTTCACGCTGTTTCTGGCGGCGCTGGTGCACCTGGCGTTGATCCTCGGGGTGGGCTTTACCGTGGTCAAGCCGGCGCAGATCAGCCGCACCACGGACATCACCCTGGCCACGTTCAAAAGCGAAAAGCCGCCGGAAAAGGCCGACTTCCAGGCGCAAGACAACCAGCAAGGCAGCGGCACCCTGGACAAGAAGGCCGTGCCCAAGACCACCGAGCTTGCGCCTTTCCAGGACACCAAGATCAACAAGATCACCCCGCCACCTGCCGCCAGGCCCGAGGTACCGCCGCCCCCGCAGAAGTCGGCGGTCGCGACCAAGGCTCCGAAGGCGCAGAAGGTCGAGCCCAAGCCACGGGAAAGCAAGCCCCAGCCCAAGCCGAGCACGCCCGTGCGCGAGTTCGACAGCTCGCAGCTGTCCAGCCAGATCGCCAGCCTTGAGGCAGAGCTTGCCAATGAGCAGCAGCAATATGCCAAGCGCCCGCGTATCCATCGCCTGAATGCGGCCTCGACCATGCGCGACAAGGGCGCCTGGTACAAAGAGGAATGGCGCAAGAAAGTCGAACGCGTGGGTAACCTGAATTATCCGGACGAGGCACGCCGGCAGCAGATCTACGGCAACCTGCGCATGATGGTCTCGATCAACCGCGACGGGTCACTCTACGAAGTGCTGGTGCTTGAATCGTCCGGCCAGCCCGTGCTGGACCAGGCTGCCCAGCGCATCGTGCGCCTGGCCGCACCGTTCGCGCCGTTCACCGGTGATCTGGCCGAGTACGACCGGCTGGAAATCATCCGTACCTGGCGCTTCGCCAGGGGTGATCGGTTGTCCAGCAACTGA
- the gshB gene encoding glutathione synthase encodes MSVRLGIVMDPIASISYKKDSSLAMLLAAQARGWSLFYMEQRDLYQGQGKARARMRPLTVHADPARWYELGEEQDSALAELDVILMRKDPPFDLEFVYSTYLLEQAESEGVLVVNRPQSLRDCNEKLFATLFPQCTPPTLVSRRPDIIRAFAAEHGDVILKPLDGMGGTSIFRHRAGDPNLSVILETLTLLGTQQIMAQAYLPAIKDGDKRILMIDGEPIDYCLARIPASGETRGNLAAGGRGEARPLSERDRWIAAQVGPTLRQKGLLFVGLDVIGDYLTEINVTSPTCIREIDAAYGTDIGGQLMDAIDRQLKTR; translated from the coding sequence ATGAGCGTTCGCCTCGGCATTGTCATGGACCCTATCGCGTCCATCTCCTACAAGAAGGACAGTTCGCTGGCCATGTTGCTGGCTGCCCAGGCACGCGGCTGGAGCCTGTTCTACATGGAGCAGCGCGACCTGTATCAAGGTCAAGGCAAGGCACGTGCGCGCATGCGCCCGTTGACGGTGCACGCAGACCCGGCCCGCTGGTACGAGCTGGGCGAGGAGCAGGACAGCGCCCTGGCCGAACTGGACGTGATCCTGATGCGCAAGGACCCACCCTTCGACCTGGAATTCGTCTACAGCACCTACCTGCTCGAACAAGCCGAAAGCGAAGGCGTGCTGGTGGTCAACCGCCCTCAGAGCCTGCGTGACTGCAACGAAAAGCTGTTCGCCACGCTGTTCCCGCAATGTACGCCACCCACCCTGGTCAGCCGTCGCCCGGACATCATCCGCGCGTTTGCCGCCGAGCATGGCGATGTGATCCTCAAGCCCCTGGATGGCATGGGCGGCACGTCGATCTTCCGTCACCGGGCGGGCGACCCGAACCTGTCGGTGATCCTCGAAACCCTGACCCTGCTGGGTACTCAGCAGATCATGGCCCAGGCCTACCTGCCGGCGATCAAGGACGGCGACAAGCGTATCCTGATGATCGACGGCGAGCCGATCGACTACTGCCTGGCCCGTATTCCGGCCAGCGGCGAAACCCGTGGCAACCTGGCAGCCGGCGGTCGTGGCGAAGCACGCCCCCTGAGCGAGCGCGACCGCTGGATCGCGGCGCAGGTAGGCCCGACATTGCGCCAGAAGGGCCTGCTGTTCGTCGGTCTGGACGTGATTGGCGACTACCTCACCGAAATCAACGTGACCAGCCCCACCTGCATCCGCGAAATCGACGCCGCCTACGGCACCGACATCGGCGGCCAGCTGATGGATGCCATTGATCGCCAGCTCAAGACGCGTTGA
- a CDS encoding response regulator, which produces MEQPLKVMVIDDSRTIRRTAQMLLGEVGCEVITASDGFDALAKIVDHNPAVIFVDVLMPRLDGYQTCAVIKQNSTFKDVPVILLSSRDGLFDKARGRVVGSDQFLTKPFTKEELIEAIQAHVPGFATAQQTAP; this is translated from the coding sequence ATGGAACAACCCCTGAAAGTGATGGTGATCGACGATTCACGCACCATTCGCCGCACGGCGCAGATGCTGCTCGGTGAGGTGGGCTGCGAGGTCATCACTGCCAGCGATGGCTTCGATGCCCTGGCCAAGATTGTCGATCACAACCCGGCCGTGATCTTCGTCGATGTCTTGATGCCGCGTCTGGACGGCTATCAGACGTGCGCGGTGATCAAGCAGAACAGCACCTTCAAGGACGTCCCGGTGATTCTGTTGTCGTCGCGCGACGGTCTGTTCGACAAGGCCCGTGGGCGTGTGGTCGGTTCTGATCAGTTTCTGACCAAACCGTTTACCAAGGAAGAACTGATCGAGGCGATACAGGCCCATGTACCTGGGTTTGCCACCGCTCAACAAACAGCACCCTGA
- the pilH gene encoding twitching motility response regulator PilH, which yields MARVLIVDDSPTEMYRLTQWLENHGHEVLKANNGADGVALARQEKPDAVLMDIVMPGMNGFQATRQLSKDPETKGIPVIVVTTKDQETDRIWATRQGARDFLTKPVEEDALVHKLQEVLGA from the coding sequence ATGGCCCGCGTTCTGATTGTCGACGACTCGCCGACAGAGATGTATCGATTGACCCAATGGCTGGAAAACCACGGGCACGAGGTACTCAAGGCCAACAACGGCGCCGATGGCGTGGCCCTTGCCCGGCAGGAGAAGCCCGATGCAGTGCTCATGGATATCGTGATGCCAGGCATGAACGGCTTCCAGGCCACTCGCCAGCTCAGCAAGGACCCGGAGACCAAGGGCATTCCGGTCATCGTGGTGACCACCAAGGATCAGGAAACCGACCGCATCTGGGCGACGCGCCAGGGCGCACGTGACTTCCTGACCAAACCTGTGGAAGAAGACGCACTGGTGCACAAGCTCCAAGAGGTGCTGGGGGCTTGA
- a CDS encoding chemotaxis protein CheW yields MTTRPQGASLTAFELLLDIDRRCRLLVADQPASGDRLRQWSGIGFRVAGQWFVAPMGEVAEVLREPRSSRVPGVQPWVCGVANLRGRLLPVMDLGRFLGLGSAVPGKQRRVLVLDHEALFVGLLVDEVVGLQHFAIDSLQPALPVTDAAGPFVQGRFERDHDYWAIFSPFALAQAPGFLDVAL; encoded by the coding sequence TTGACCACACGCCCGCAGGGAGCGTCGCTGACCGCCTTCGAACTGTTGCTGGATATCGATCGGCGCTGCCGCCTGCTGGTAGCCGACCAACCGGCTTCGGGTGACAGGTTGCGGCAGTGGAGCGGCATCGGTTTTCGTGTAGCCGGGCAATGGTTCGTCGCCCCCATGGGCGAGGTGGCCGAAGTGCTGCGTGAGCCCCGCAGTAGTCGAGTACCTGGGGTGCAACCCTGGGTATGCGGGGTGGCCAATCTGCGTGGCCGGTTGCTGCCCGTGATGGACCTGGGCCGTTTCCTCGGCCTGGGCAGTGCTGTGCCCGGCAAGCAACGGCGCGTCCTGGTGCTTGATCACGAGGCGCTTTTCGTTGGCCTGCTGGTGGACGAAGTGGTAGGCCTGCAGCACTTTGCAATCGACAGCCTGCAACCCGCGCTGCCGGTGACCGATGCTGCCGGGCCCTTCGTTCAGGGGCGCTTTGAACGCGACCACGACTACTGGGCGATTTTCAGCCCCTTTGCCCTGGCCCAGGCACCGGGCTTTCTCGATGTGGCGTTATAG
- a CDS encoding methyl-accepting chemotaxis protein: MSPRTRSIAQITVLFLILILSIILLFANFAYLNTQSNYDKQYIGHAGELRVLSQRIAKNATEAAAGKGVAFRLLSDARNDFERRWGYLREGDKATGLPAAPASVRGEMEAVRDDWESLRKSTDTILASEQTVLSLHQVAATLAETVPQLQVEYEKVVEILLQSGAPASQVAVAQRQLLLAERILGSVNTVLAGDAAAAQAADAFGRDAGRFGQVLEGMLKGDAAIGVTRVEDADARARLAEIAELFQFVAGSVDEILETSPELFRVREAAGSIFSLSQTLLEEASHLANGFENLASGRTLDTVGGYALGLLALASIILIGLVMVRTTNRQLRETAEKNERNQQAIMRLLDEIEELADGDLTVTVSVTEDFTGAIADSINYSVDQLRDLVATINHSAVQVASAVQDTQNTARQLAKASEQQAEQISEASEAVGDMVESIDRVSAHAYESAKVAERSVAIANKGNEVVHNTIDGMNNIREQIQDTAKRIKRLGESSQEIGDIVSLIDDIADQTNILALNAAIQASLAGEAGRGFAVVADEVQRLAERSSSATRQIEALVRTIQADTNEAVISMEQTTAEVVRGARLAQDAGVALAEIEGVSQNLADLIHSISDAAQLQTSSAGQISHTMAVIQQITAQTSAGSGATADSIRHLARMASEMRRSVSGFTLPAPAEPH; the protein is encoded by the coding sequence GTGAGCCCCCGCACCCGCAGCATTGCGCAGATCACTGTGCTGTTCCTGATCCTGATCCTCTCGATCATTCTGCTGTTCGCCAATTTCGCCTACCTCAACACCCAGTCTAACTACGACAAGCAGTACATCGGCCATGCCGGCGAGCTGCGCGTGTTGTCCCAGCGCATCGCCAAGAACGCCACTGAAGCGGCTGCCGGCAAGGGCGTAGCCTTCAGGCTGCTGTCCGATGCACGCAACGACTTCGAGCGTCGCTGGGGCTACCTGCGCGAAGGCGACAAGGCCACCGGCCTGCCTGCGGCGCCAGCCTCGGTGCGCGGAGAGATGGAAGCGGTGCGCGATGACTGGGAGAGCCTGCGCAAGAGCACCGACACCATCCTGGCCAGCGAACAGACCGTGCTGTCCTTGCACCAGGTGGCGGCCACCCTGGCCGAAACCGTCCCGCAGTTGCAGGTCGAATACGAAAAGGTGGTCGAAATCCTGCTGCAAAGTGGCGCCCCGGCCAGCCAGGTTGCCGTGGCACAGCGCCAGCTGCTGCTGGCCGAACGTATCCTGGGGTCGGTCAACACCGTACTGGCCGGCGATGCGGCGGCGGCGCAGGCCGCCGATGCCTTCGGCCGCGATGCTGGCCGCTTCGGCCAGGTGCTCGAGGGCATGCTCAAGGGCGATGCTGCCATTGGCGTGACCCGTGTCGAAGACGCCGATGCCAGGGCGCGGCTGGCGGAAATCGCCGAGCTGTTCCAGTTCGTGGCCGGCTCGGTCGATGAAATTCTCGAGACCTCGCCGGAGCTGTTCCGGGTGCGGGAGGCGGCCGGCAGCATTTTCAGCCTGTCGCAGACCTTGCTCGAGGAAGCCTCGCACCTGGCCAACGGCTTCGAGAACCTGGCCAGCGGGCGCACGCTCGATACCGTTGGGGGGTATGCACTGGGCTTGTTGGCACTGGCCTCGATCATCCTCATCGGCCTGGTCATGGTGCGCACCACCAACCGTCAATTGCGTGAGACCGCCGAAAAGAACGAACGCAACCAGCAGGCGATCATGCGCCTGCTCGATGAAATCGAAGAGTTGGCAGATGGCGACCTGACGGTGACCGTCTCGGTGACCGAAGACTTCACCGGTGCCATCGCCGACTCCATCAACTACTCCGTCGACCAATTGCGCGACCTGGTCGCCACCATCAACCACAGCGCAGTACAGGTCGCCTCGGCGGTGCAGGACACGCAGAATACGGCCCGCCAGTTGGCCAAGGCGTCCGAGCAGCAGGCCGAACAGATCAGCGAAGCCTCCGAGGCAGTCGGGGACATGGTCGAGTCGATCGACCGTGTTTCGGCCCATGCCTACGAATCGGCCAAGGTCGCCGAGCGGTCCGTGGCCATTGCCAACAAGGGCAATGAGGTGGTGCACAACACCATCGACGGCATGAACAACATTCGCGAGCAGATCCAGGACACCGCCAAGCGCATCAAGCGCCTGGGCGAATCGTCCCAGGAAATCGGCGATATCGTCAGCCTGATCGACGACATCGCCGACCAGACCAACATCCTGGCCTTGAACGCCGCTATCCAGGCCTCCCTGGCGGGTGAGGCAGGGCGCGGGTTCGCCGTGGTCGCGGACGAGGTCCAGCGCCTGGCCGAGCGCTCGTCCTCCGCTACACGGCAGATCGAAGCCCTTGTACGGACCATTCAGGCCGACACCAACGAAGCGGTCATCTCCATGGAACAGACCACGGCCGAAGTCGTGCGAGGCGCCAGGCTGGCCCAGGACGCCGGCGTGGCGCTGGCCGAGATCGAAGGCGTTTCGCAGAACCTTGCCGACCTTATCCACAGCATTTCCGATGCGGCCCAGCTGCAAACCTCCTCGGCGGGGCAGATCTCACACACCATGGCCGTCATCCAGCAGATCACCGCCCAGACGTCCGCAGGTTCCGGCGCCACCGCCGACAGTATTCGTCACCTGGCGCGCATGGCCAGCGAGATGCGTCGCTCGGTTTCCGGGTTCACCCTGCCGGCACCTGCCGAGCCCCATTGA